The following are encoded in a window of Acidobacteriota bacterium genomic DNA:
- a CDS encoding AAA family ATPase, with protein sequence MRIALSGTHRTGKSTLLEELARLLPDYALVEEPYHLLAEEGYVFSQPPSLEDFEAQLERSLEELEREEEKVLFDRCPLDFLAYLAVHEDANHFSLDRWLPQVRDAIENLDLVVLVPIEVPDRIALVSADDDGPDREAVDGELREMLLDDSFELETEVLEVTGTVEERARAVLGAIHGGAR encoded by the coding sequence GCGCATCGCCCTCTCCGGAACCCACCGCACCGGCAAATCCACTCTCCTCGAGGAGCTGGCGCGGCTGCTCCCCGACTACGCTCTCGTCGAGGAGCCCTACCATCTGCTGGCGGAGGAGGGGTACGTCTTCTCCCAGCCGCCCTCGCTGGAAGACTTCGAAGCGCAGCTGGAGAGGTCGCTGGAGGAGCTGGAGCGGGAGGAAGAGAAGGTGCTCTTCGACCGTTGCCCTCTCGACTTTCTGGCCTATCTGGCGGTTCACGAAGACGCAAATCACTTCAGCCTCGACCGTTGGCTGCCGCAGGTGCGCGATGCCATCGAAAACCTGGATCTCGTCGTGTTGGTGCCCATCGAGGTGCCGGACCGCATTGCGCTGGTGTCAGCCGATGACGACGGTCCGGACCGGGAGGCGGTGGATGGGGAGCTGCGAGAAATGCTCTTGGACGATTCCTTCGAGCTGGAGACGGAGGTTTTGGAGGTGACGGGAACGGTGGAAGAGCGGGCTCGGGCCGTGCTCGGAGCGATCCACGGCGGTGCGCGCTGA
- a CDS encoding oligosaccharide flippase family protein, which translates to MPAPNDVTAYLRRGGLALVATGFGGFAADYLFNVGLARLLDAHAYGDFRVAAAFAAFFGMAVLLGGDRAAPKTLAGPMERGEHAQAWEYLRFYFELSLILSLVIIAATWTAAVLHLGHTDPADHHALAWVVLSVPINAAGALVSRALQSARRPVLASLPWRIAVPLLSLLFVVLFARLQGGIEVHHAVVLSILAVIVVTGGQWWLLRRLELRKLGRDPSFRAPRQWLTTSMPMMGAFLIVLALNQSDLYLLEVLGDEEEVGLYAAAATSAHFLLIIQTAVVSLVASLVQPAREEGPEALQRTFRQGQRLLLTALLPAAALLVLAGGPILDLFGAGFDRAEPELILLAVGNLVWAAAALSTLRLQYTERGQVVVAIALVTLVADSLLNVLLIPTYGMRGAAASTAVTTSLAAAAILVAHGRKAADPNP; encoded by the coding sequence ATGCCCGCCCCCAACGACGTCACTGCCTACCTCCGCCGCGGAGGGCTCGCCCTGGTCGCCACCGGCTTCGGGGGCTTCGCCGCCGACTATCTCTTCAACGTCGGGCTGGCGCGGCTGCTCGATGCCCACGCCTACGGCGACTTCCGGGTCGCCGCCGCCTTTGCCGCATTCTTTGGCATGGCGGTGCTCCTGGGCGGGGATCGGGCGGCGCCGAAGACCTTGGCGGGGCCCATGGAGCGGGGGGAGCATGCCCAGGCCTGGGAGTATCTTCGTTTCTATTTCGAGCTTTCCCTGATCCTCTCGCTGGTGATCATCGCCGCCACCTGGACCGCCGCCGTCCTGCACTTGGGCCATACGGATCCAGCAGACCATCACGCCCTCGCCTGGGTGGTCTTGAGCGTGCCCATCAACGCCGCCGGCGCCCTCGTCAGCCGCGCCCTGCAATCCGCCCGGCGACCGGTGCTGGCCAGCCTGCCGTGGCGCATCGCCGTGCCGCTGCTGAGCCTGCTCTTCGTGGTCCTCTTCGCGCGGCTGCAGGGCGGCATCGAGGTTCACCACGCGGTGGTGCTGTCGATCCTGGCGGTGATCGTGGTCACCGGCGGGCAATGGTGGCTGCTGCGCCGTCTCGAGCTGCGGAAACTCGGCCGCGATCCCTCCTTCCGGGCTCCCCGGCAGTGGCTCACCACCTCGATGCCGATGATGGGGGCCTTCCTCATCGTCCTCGCCCTCAATCAAAGCGACCTCTACCTGCTGGAGGTCCTGGGAGACGAAGAAGAGGTGGGGCTCTACGCCGCCGCCGCCACTTCGGCCCACTTCCTACTGATCATCCAGACCGCGGTGGTCAGCCTGGTGGCCTCCCTGGTCCAGCCGGCCCGGGAAGAAGGTCCGGAAGCGCTGCAGCGCACCTTCCGCCAGGGCCAGCGGCTACTCCTCACCGCCCTCCTCCCCGCCGCCGCCCTCCTCGTCCTCGCCGGCGGACCGATCCTCGATCTCTTCGGCGCCGGCTTCGACCGTGCGGAGCCGGAGCTGATCCTGCTGGCGGTGGGCAATCTCGTCTGGGCCGCCGCCGCCCTTAGCACCCTGCGGCTTCAATACACCGAGCGCGGGCAAGTGGTGGTGGCCATCGCGCTGGTGACGCTGGTGGCCGACAGCCTGCTCAACGTCCTGCTGATCCCCACCTACGGCATGCGCGGTGCGGCGGCCAGCACCGCCGTCACCACCTCGCTGGCCGCCGCGGCGATCCTCGTCGCCCACGGTCGCAAAGCCGCAGACCCCAACCCCTAG